One region of Elusimicrobiaceae bacterium genomic DNA includes:
- a CDS encoding NADH-quinone oxidoreductase subunit C produces the protein MSVGQIFERLRVLDKTVQRKTAPGLGFEVFSVSGPFAAQGAVLFAEHGFTGLESLNVSNRSGAPGFELLYVFYNPADNLRAAMRTEADHAVQSIVSSHPACAPHEREAYDLFGVEFSGIADRERIFQHSDAQGFPLRAAETVSAVQS, from the coding sequence ATGAGCGTCGGGCAGATTTTCGAGCGGCTGCGCGTTTTGGATAAAACAGTTCAACGCAAAACCGCGCCGGGCCTGGGTTTTGAGGTTTTTTCCGTATCGGGCCCGTTTGCGGCGCAGGGAGCCGTTCTTTTTGCGGAGCACGGTTTTACCGGGCTGGAGAGCCTGAATGTTTCCAACCGGTCCGGCGCGCCCGGGTTCGAACTGCTTTATGTGTTTTACAATCCCGCCGATAATCTGCGCGCCGCCATGCGGACCGAGGCGGATCACGCGGTTCAAAGCATAGTTTCAAGCCATCCCGCCTGCGCGCCGCATGAGCGGGAAGCGTATGACCTGTTCGGCGTTGAATTTTCCGGCATCGCGGACCGGGAGCGGATTTTTCAGCATTCCGACGCGCAGGGTTTTCCCCTGCGCGCCGCGGAAACCGTTTCCGCTGTCCAGAGTTGA
- the ndhC gene encoding NADH-quinone oxidoreductase subunit A — MTEIAYISALFFFSACAGIIVRAAGKFAGNGGFSRAESRPYESGSPSKGTARVNMLAEFYPAALVCMALTAALAPVALWSAQAQKTAPEGFLAAAMFLGVICMSGLLAYYSGLFKSWQNRQR; from the coding sequence ATGACAGAGATAGCGTATATTTCCGCCCTCTTCTTTTTTTCAGCCTGTGCGGGCATTATTGTGCGGGCGGCGGGCAAATTTGCCGGCAACGGCGGGTTCAGCCGGGCGGAGTCAAGGCCCTACGAATCAGGCTCGCCTTCAAAAGGGACCGCGCGGGTTAATATGCTGGCGGAATTTTATCCGGCGGCGCTGGTGTGCATGGCGCTGACGGCGGCGCTGGCGCCGGTGGCATTATGGTCGGCCCAGGCCCAAAAAACCGCGCCGGAAGGTTTTCTCGCCGCGGCGATGTTTCTGGGCGTCATCTGCATGTCGGGGCTGCTGGCTTATTATTCGGGGTTGTTTAAATCATGGCAGAACAGACAGCGGTAA